The Candidatus Melainabacteria bacterium genome includes a window with the following:
- a CDS encoding PH domain-containing protein has translation MTKTYRLKAMVFVRMLSEVTLFVIFMALPVVLMTLGKFMQLSIPGRAVFITLAVLGLCLLPFYGFITWQVRTDASGITCVSLFKRQFCEWGVVRGLSRRSSWNWLRYVIETRDGEISFPVMLKDCDDLVDTIRQCLPAGGPASRGTNKLFEHDKVAAFWQLGQVVYGFVFIAIIWTFFATLHVKTTSDWWLLLSFSVVATIVLLWRTVVIALMPLKVEVTAEKLLLKNLFFERGYLWGDLRAVKPSSPFLPEGFTINTRKMSYLVGSNMNAADELQEILVAKIPAEQKIENRKAQH, from the coding sequence ATGACTAAAACATATCGGCTGAAAGCAATGGTTTTCGTGCGCATGCTTTCGGAAGTGACTCTGTTCGTGATTTTTATGGCATTGCCTGTAGTGCTGATGACTCTTGGCAAGTTTATGCAATTGTCAATACCAGGGCGGGCCGTTTTCATCACGCTGGCAGTGCTGGGTCTATGCTTGCTGCCCTTTTACGGCTTTATTACCTGGCAGGTTCGCACGGATGCAAGTGGTATCACCTGCGTATCTCTTTTCAAGAGGCAGTTTTGCGAATGGGGTGTAGTGCGTGGTCTATCGCGCCGCTCCAGTTGGAACTGGCTTAGATACGTGATCGAAACGCGTGATGGTGAAATATCTTTTCCAGTTATGCTCAAGGACTGCGACGATCTTGTCGATACTATTCGACAGTGTTTACCGGCCGGTGGACCGGCTTCGCGGGGCACTAATAAGCTGTTTGAGCACGACAAAGTAGCGGCGTTCTGGCAGCTTGGTCAGGTCGTTTACGGCTTTGTTTTCATTGCTATCATCTGGACTTTTTTTGCTACTTTGCACGTCAAAACAACTTCCGACTGGTGGCTGTTGTTGAGTTTTAGTGTGGTTGCAACAATTGTCCTTTTGTGGCGCACTGTAGTCATTGCTTTGATGCCGCTCAAGGTGGAAGTTACAGCTGAAAAGTTGTTACTCAAGAATTTGTTTTTTGAGCGTGGTTATCTGTGGGGTGATCTTCGCGCGGTCAAACCATCGTCGCCATTTTTGCCCGAGGGATTCACCATCAATACCAGGAAAATGTCATATCTGGTTGGTTCCAATATGAATGCTGCTGACGAGTTGCAGGAAATTCTAGTGGCAAAGATACCTGCAGAGCAGAAGATTGAAAATCGAAAAGCCCAGCACTAA
- a CDS encoding class II fumarate hydratase encodes MPGRIKTRLERDSMGTMRVPADAYYGASTQRAVLNFPISDLRFSRSFIRALALIKLCAADVNKRHGALDASQASAIRKAAREVANGRFDEHFVVDIFQTGSGTSTNMNANEVIATRAREILGGKRADRQLIHPNDHVNHGQSSNDVIPTATHIAALIDIHTQLLPALRLLHDCLVRKANEFMPVIKTGRTHLQDATPITLGQEFMGYAGQVERAISRVEHACERLSEVALGGTAVGTGINTHPEFAALVCLKLSKMLGFRIRETDNHFQAQSTMDEVVEASGILKTIAVSLIKIANDVRWLGSGPRAGLGEIALPEVQPGSSIMPGKVNPVIAESILQAAAQVIGNDATITFAGQSGSFELNVMQPVAAYNLLQSIGLLARSIDNFRERCLEDIEATSKGPECVRNGLMLATALVPAIGYDTAASIAHEASQTGESILAVALRRTSLTQPELESLLDPFKMIGQH; translated from the coding sequence ATGCCCGGAAGAATCAAAACTCGTCTCGAACGAGACTCTATGGGAACGATGCGGGTACCTGCGGACGCATACTACGGCGCCAGCACACAACGCGCAGTTCTCAACTTTCCTATCAGCGATCTGCGTTTTTCGCGATCGTTCATTCGCGCCCTTGCTCTGATCAAACTCTGCGCGGCCGACGTCAACAAGCGCCATGGCGCTCTCGACGCCAGTCAGGCGAGCGCGATTCGCAAGGCCGCTCGCGAAGTGGCAAACGGAAGATTCGACGAACACTTCGTCGTCGACATCTTCCAAACCGGTTCCGGAACGTCCACGAACATGAACGCCAACGAGGTAATCGCCACTCGTGCGCGCGAAATTCTGGGCGGCAAAAGAGCCGACCGCCAGCTCATTCACCCGAACGACCACGTCAATCACGGACAATCATCCAATGACGTGATTCCGACGGCAACTCACATTGCCGCCCTGATCGACATCCACACACAGCTACTGCCGGCTCTGCGACTGCTCCACGACTGCCTGGTGCGCAAAGCAAACGAATTCATGCCCGTGATCAAGACCGGCCGCACCCACTTGCAAGACGCCACACCGATCACGCTCGGTCAGGAATTCATGGGCTATGCCGGTCAGGTCGAACGTGCCATCAGCCGCGTCGAGCACGCCTGCGAACGGCTTTCTGAAGTGGCACTGGGCGGCACCGCGGTTGGTACCGGTATCAACACTCACCCCGAATTCGCTGCTCTGGTCTGCCTCAAGCTCTCCAAAATGCTGGGATTCAGAATCCGTGAAACCGACAACCACTTCCAGGCGCAAAGCACCATGGATGAAGTGGTCGAGGCCAGCGGCATTCTCAAGACCATTGCAGTCAGCCTGATCAAGATTGCCAATGACGTTCGTTGGCTGGGCAGCGGTCCTCGCGCCGGATTGGGTGAGATCGCTCTGCCCGAAGTGCAGCCCGGCAGCTCGATTATGCCAGGCAAGGTCAATCCCGTTATCGCTGAATCGATTCTGCAAGCAGCTGCTCAGGTGATCGGCAATGATGCCACCATCACCTTCGCAGGACAGTCGGGCTCGTTCGAACTCAACGTGATGCAGCCGGTTGCCGCCTACAATTTGCTGCAATCAATCGGACTTCTGGCGCGCAGCATCGATAACTTCAGGGAACGCTGCCTGGAGGATATCGAAGCTACAAGCAAGGGTCCCGAGTGCGTTCGCAACGGACTGATGCTCGCGACAGCTCTCGTGCCCGCCATCGGATACGATACCGCTGCAAGCATTGCCCACGAGGCTTCGCAAACCGGTGAATCGATTCTGGCTGTGGCATTGCGGCGTACCAGCCTGACGCAGCCGGAACTGGAAAGCCTGCTTGACCCGTTCAAGATGATCGGCCAACACTGA